A segment of the Amycolatopsis thermophila genome:
GGCGCGTTCTTCCTGCTCCCAGGGGCTGTCGCCGACGTCGGCGAGCACGGCGTCCGGGCGGTGGCCGTTGGTGCGGGGCTCTTCGGCGACGGTCTCGGCGGCCGGCTGGGGGGTGGTGAGGTCCTCGTCGAAGGTCGCCCAGCTGGGCTCCTCCTCGACGGGGCGCAGCGCGGCGAGCGCGTCGTCACCCTTGATGGCCAGCTCGGTGACGTGCTGCTGCATGCGCATCGAGAACTGGAGCACGCCCGAGATCACCGTGACCGGCAGGCCGAGCAGGGTTTTCGGCAGGTCGCGGGCGCGTTCGGCGGCGGTCACGGCCAGGCCCGCCGCGACGCGGAGGGGAAGCGGGAGTGGCTTCATGGGTACAGCGTGCCGCACTCGGGCGGTTGAGCCCAACCGGCGCGACCGCGGGAGGTGACCGGACGCACAGAATCGGCGTGGCGGTGGCCCGGTGGGGGCCGGGTGCGGGGCGTGCCCGGCCCGTACCCTGGAGGCATGACTGCTGTCTCCAAGCGTGTGTTGCTGGCCAAGCCGCGCGGTTACTGCGCTGGCGTGGACCGCGCCGTCGTCGCCGTGGAGAAGGCCCTGGAGCTGTACGGACCGCCGGTGTACGTGCGCAAGGAGATCGTGCACAACCGGCACGTGGTGGAGCGGCTGCGGGAGCGCGGGGTCGTCTTCGTGGAGGAGACGTCCGAGGTGCCCGAGGGTGAGCTTGTGGTGTTCTCGGCGCACGGCGTGTCCCCGGCGGTGCGCGCGGAGGCGGAGGAGCGCAACCTGCGCACGATCGACGCGACGTGCCCCCTGGTGACGAAGGTGCACAAGGAGGTCAACCGGTTCGCCGGTCAGGACTACGACATCCTGCTGATCGGGCACGAGGGGCACGAGGAGGTCGAGGGCACCGCGGGTGAGGCGCCGTCGCACGTGCAACTGGTGGACACGGCGGAGGACGCGGCGAAGGTCGAGGTGCGCGACCCGTCCAAGGTGGTGTGGCTGTCGCAGACGACGCTGAGCGTCGACGAGACGATGGTGCGGGTCAACCAGCTCAAGGACCGCTTCCCGACACTGGCGGACCCCCCGAGCGACGACATCTGCTACGCGACGTCCAACCGGCAGACCGCGGTGAAGGCGATGGCCCCCGAGTGCGACCTCGTGCTGGTCGTGGGCTCGACGAACTCGTCCAACTCCCAGCGGCTCGTGGAGGTCGCGAAGCAGGCCGGCGCGCGGGACGCGCACCTGATCGACTACGCCCGCGAGGTGGACGAGTCCTGGCTGGACGGCGTCGGGACGATCGGCGTGACGAGCGGTGCCTCGGTGCCGGACGTGCTGGTGATGGACCTGCTGGCCTGGCTGGCCGACCGCGGCTGGGGCGAGGTGCAGGAAGTGACCACCGCGAACGAGAAAATCGCCTTCGCGCTGCCCCGCGAGCTGCGCGGCGTGTGAGCGGAGTTGCGCCGCGTGTTAGCGGCGTTGCCGGGCGGCGGTATGCCGGAGTTGAGTCCAGGTGAGCGGCGTTGCCGGCGGCGGTTGAGCGGTGTCGTGCCGCGTGTTAGCGGCGTTGGTGCCCGGGACTGAGCCGGAGCTGGGCCGTTGATGGGCGGGGGCTGCGTCGGGCGGTAGCGGCGTTCGTGGCCGCGACTGAGCCGGGTTGCCGGCGGCGCGTGAGCGGCGTTCTTGGCGGCGTGTGAACGGACTTGGGCCCCGTAAGAGCGGCGTTCCTGGCGGCGTGGTGTGAGCGGTGTTTGGGGCGCGGCGGAGCAATGTTCGTGGCCGCGCGTGTGAGCGGGAGCTGCGTCAGTTGTGAGCGGAGTTGCCTGCGGCGTGTGAGCGGTGTAGGGCCGCGTGAGCAGGCGTGAGTGGAGATTCCTGCTCTTCGGTGCCTTGCGCTGTGTTCATCCCCGGGGGATGTCCTTTGTGGGCAGTGCTGAAGTGATCGATTGGCGGCGCCGCTATGGGCGCCCCCTCGTTGCACGTTGATACGACGCTCGTCCATGGTGGACGGAACGGTCGCTGCCGCAGAGGCCTGGGGTGGCGACGGCCCCATCGGCTCCGTGACTCCAGGCACGACCCGTCGTGGTGTTGGTCGTGGGTTCGAAGGGGCGAGCTGGGGCGGCCCTCGGGCAGCCTTGACCGGTGTTCTCCCCCAGAGGCAGCACCTGCCAGCCGCCGTCGCGCGGCGGACTTCCACATCCCAACGAAGGCGAAGGCGCGTATCCCGGACTTCCTCGTCCGTGGCGAGAGGCTGCCGGGTGTCGTCCGTCCGGGAGTCGCGCTTGGTCGACGTCGTCCCTCGCGCAGTGCCGGCCCACGCTCTCGTTCCAGGCGCAATGCCGGGCCACGCTCTCGTTCCCAGGTCTGTCCGGGCTCGTTGCCTGCCCGGGCGTCGTCGTTTCTGGACGATGCCTGCGGGCCTGGCCGTGCCAGGGCACTGCTCAGGTGTCGTCGTCCCAGGGACGGCGGCGTGGCGGTGTTCCGCGGCGGCCTTCGGGCGCTCGGCGCGGGTCCTGGCGTGGGTCGCCGGAGCGCGGGGGCACTCGGCGGGGGCGGTCGGCCGCCGGTGGGCCTCCCGCGCGCGTCTCGCCGCCGCGGGCGTCCTCGGGTGGCAGCCCACCGCGCTGCCGCGGGCGGCGGCCCGGGGGCGGCGTCTTTCCGGCCCGGCGCGGGTCGTCCTCCGCCGGACCGCGGGCACCGCGCCGATCGTCGTCCGCGCCGCGGCGCCTGCCGCCACGACGCCCGGCATCCCCGGCGCCGCCACGGCCACCTGCCGGGCCCAGGTCATCCGCCGCGCCGCGACGGCCACCCGTCGAGCGCGGATCGTCCTCCGCGCCACGGCGCCCACCGGCCGAGCGCGGATCGTCCTCCCCACCACGGCGACCGCGGCGAGGCTCGTCATCCGCACCGCGACGCGCGCGGCCACGACCGGGCTCGTCCTCGGGGGCACGCCGCCCTGGACGCCGGCCGCCGGCACGGCCCGCCGCGACGGCACCCGCAGCCCCGCCCGCACGTCCCTCCGGACCGCCGGAACGGCCTTCGCCGGCCGCACCACGACCGTCAGCGGGACGACGCCCCCGCGGCGCATCACCTCGCCCGCCGGGACGCTTGTCGTCGCCGGCCTTGGGCTTCGCGTCCGGGTCGCGTTCGCGGTAGATCCGGACGATGCCCAGCACCAGCGTGCACGCCGTGGTGATCGCCATCGTCGGGAAGCCGTTGATCAGCGGCGTCCCGACCGCGAGCGCCTTCGACAACGTGTCGCTGTTGTCCGGCAGCCCGGACACCAGCAGCACCACCCCCGGCACCGTGACCCCCAGGATCAACGGGGGCTGCACCATCGGTCCGAACAGGCTCCGCCGTTGCACGGCACACACCGCGCCGACCGCCCCGACGAAGTACGCGCCCTTGAACAGCCAGCCGAGCGTGTTCTGCATCTGCATATCGACGACCGCGCCGATCACCGCCAGCCCGAAGGCGAGGAGCACGGCGCCCCACCACGGCAAGCCCCGGCGTTCCCCACCGATGGGACGCTGGTCCCACGGCACGGCGGAGTCGTCGGCGTCGGAGTCGCTCCGGCGATCGGGAATGGCGGTCACGAAGCAACACCGTAACCTGTAGCAGCCGTCACCGGTGCCCCATCCCGCGGGGACGCGGTTCAGACCACTGCCTCAGTGGCCGTCGCACCCGTCGTGATCAGCGATTTCGCGCACCGCGACCCTGTTGGTAATGCGCTGGTAACGCACGTTTTTCGCTAGCTTGCGGCGATCTCGTCCCCCCTTCGCACGGCGGCCACCTCGGTCGGGCTCGCGGCCGCGTCCGACAGGGGTGTCACCGCTGTCCGGAACCCCTCGAGTGCGTCGAGCTCACGGCGACGGGCCGAGAGGAACCGCTGGAGGTGGGTGCTGCTGAGGTTGAGCGCATCGATCGCGTTGCCCGCCGCCCGGTGCGCGGCCGCGGCGCCGGCCCGCACCCGCTCGACGTCCTCGACCACCGCCCGGTCGCTCGCGGCGAACAGCGCGGCCGACGCCACCACCGCGAACCCGGTCGGACCGCACAGGAACACCCGCCGGTCGAGCATCCAGCGCAGCAGCTCGGGATCGGTGTCCAGCGCCGCCACCACGGCCGCGTCCGACGGTACGAACATCACCGTGCCGTAGATCGCGTCCGCCCAGCGCTGGTACCCCTTGCCCGCCAGCTCCGCCGCCCGCGAGCGGAGGTTGCGGACGTGGACCCGCAACGCGTCCATCCGTTCGTCCGGATCGTCGGTCTCGACCGCTTCCGCCCAGCAGGCTAGGCTCGCCTTCGCGTCGACCGGCACGGCCCGGTCGCCGCCCACGCGCAACACCATGTCGGGTTTGGCCGAGCCACCTCCGGCCAGATCCGTCTGCAGGGTGTAGTGCAGCCCCTCGCGCAGCCCCAGCGCGCGCGCCGTCTCCGCCAGGACCTGCTCGCCCAGCTCGCCGCGGCCGCTGATCGACGCGAACGCGACCTCGTAGCGGCGCAGTGCCGCCTGCTGCTGGTCCACGCGTGACCGCTCGGCCTCGACCTGCCGGGCCGCCGCGTCCGCCCGGCGCATGCTGTCCCCGTAGAGGCGCCACAGCAGGACGACCGCCACGACCAGGACCAGGGCGATCGCGACGGCTGCCGTGCTGATCACGGTGGAGGCCAATGCCGCCCTCCTTTCTTGATCGTCGACAACGTGACCGCATCATGACGGAGGGCACCGACAAAAACGGGGCCTGCCCGTCCCGATCCGCACCGAACACACGTTCGGGTGAACGTCTGCGGTGTGTCGGCGGGATTCTGTCGTACCCCCCTCCTAACTTGGGCCACGTGAGACTCCTGCACACCTCCGACTGGCACGTCGGACGCACCTTCCACGGACTGGACCTGCTCGCCGAGCAGGACGCCGTGCTCGCGCACCTCGCGGACCTGGTGGTCGCCGAGGGGGTCGACGTCGTCCTCGTCGCGGGCGACATCTACGACCGCGCCGTGCCGTCGGCCGAGGCGGTCGGGGTCGCCAACCGCGCGCTGAGCCGGCTGCGGCGGGCGGGCGCGGAACTGGTCCTCACGTCGGGCAACCACGACTCCGCGCCCCGGCTGGGTGCCTTCGGCGAGTTCGCGGCGGCGGGCGGTCTGCACCTGCGCACCACGATCGACCGGATCGACCGGCCGGTCCTGCTCGAGGACGCGCACGGGCCGGTCGCGATCTACGGCATCCCTTATCTCGAGCCGGAACCGGCGCGCCACGCCCTCGGCGTCACCGGCGCCCGGGGGCACACGGGCGTGCTGACCGAGGCGATGCGCCGCGTCCGGGCGGATCTCGCCGAGCGCGCCGCGGGCACGCGGTCGGTCGTGCTCGCGCACGCGTTCGTCACCGGGGGCGCGGCGACCGAGTCGGAGCGGTCCATCGCGGTCGGCGGTGTCGAACAGGTTCCGGGTTCGGTGTTCGACGGCGTCGACTACGTCGCGTTGGGGCACCTGCACGGGCCGCAGACGCTCGCCGAGCACCTGCGTTACTCGGGAAGCCCGGTCGCCTACTCGTTCTCCGAGGCGCTGCAACGGAAATCCGTGTGGATCGTCGATCTCGACGCCTCCGGCCTGGCCGAGGTGCGGCGTCACGAGCTGCCGGTTCCGCGCCGGCTCGCGAAGATCACTGGTCGTCTGGCGGACGTGCTGGCCGATCCGGAGCACGACGAGCTGGTCGACTGCTACCTCTCGGTCACGCTCACCGACGCGGTGCGCCCGGTGGACGCGATGAGGCTGTTGCGCGAGCGGTTCCCGCACACGGTGCACCTGGACTGGCAGCCGGAGAACGGGAAGACGTCGTCCGCGCTGCGCTACGCGACCAGGGTGCGGGGGCGGTCGGACCAGGAGATCGCGCGCGGCTTCCTCGACGACTGCCGCGGCGCGCCGCCGAACGAACGCGAGGCCGGCCTGCTGCGGGCGGCGCTGGAGAAGGCGGGCAAGGAGGACGCGGCATGAGACTGCACCGGCTGGAGGTGGCGGCGTTCGGCCCGTACCGGGCACGCGAGGTCGTCGACTTCGACGCGCTGGGCGCCGACGGGCTGTTCCTCCTGCACGGCGACACCGGCGCGGGCAAGACGACGCTCCTCGACGCCGTCGCGTTCGCGTTGTTCGGCACGGTTCCCGGCGCGCGCGGGCAGGTCAAACGGTTGCGCTGTGACCTGGCGGGGCCCGACGACCCGACTGAGGTCGTCCTGGAGCTGACGGTCCAAGGGCAGCGGTTGCGCCTGTCGCGCAGCCCCGAGTACCAGCGCCCGAAGCGGCGCGGCGAGGGCACCACGACCCAGCAGGCGAAGGCGGTTCTGCGGTGGGTCGGTGAGCCGCCCGCGGGGCAGCCGGCCGAGGGGCTGACCAGGATCGACGAGGTCGGCCGCACCGTGCAGCGGCTGCTCGGGATGAGCGCGGAGCAGTTCTTCCAGGTGGTGCTGCTGCCGCAGGGCGAATTCGCCAGGTTCCTGCGCGCGGACACCGACGAGCGCGAGAAGCTCCTGGAGCGGCTGTTCGGCACCAAGCGGTTCGCCGATGTCGAGGCCTGGTTCCGGGAGCGGCGGGTGGAACAGCGCCGCAAGCTCGAGGAGCGGCGGCAGGACCTGCAGGTGCTGACGGCGCGGTTCGCCCAGGTGGCCGGGGAGGACGTGCCGGAGGAGGACGTCGCCGGCTGGGTTACGCGCACCAGCCAGCGCATCCGGCTGGCCGTGGAGCAGGCGCGGGAGGCTGAGCGGCGAGCACGTGCGGAACGCGAAGCCGCTGATGCCCTCCTGGGCGAGCGGCAGGCGGCGGCCGACCGCGTACGCCGGGTTCGGGAAGCGCACCAGCGACTGGCGGTACTGGCGGAACAGCAGGAGGAGCGGGACCGCTGGGCTGAGGAACTGCGGGCCGCCCGGCGGGCGGCCACCGTCGTGGGCGTCGCCGCCCAGGCGGATCGCTGCGCCACCCAGCTCGACGAGGCCCGACGTGTGGAGCAGCGCAGGGCGCAAGCGCTTGCGGCAACGGGTTTCGCCGACGCCGAGGTGGACACCCCGGAGCTGCGCCGGCTGTCCGGCCGGCTGCGGGAGGAGGCCGGCGCGCTGGCCGGGCTCGTCGCCGAGGCCGAGCAGCAGGTCCTGGACGAGCAGGCTGTCGTGCGGTTCACGGAAACCGCGAGGGAGGCGCGCGCCCGCGCCGAGGTGCTCGGCGAGAAGCTGGCGGGCATCCCGGAGCGCGCCCGTGAGCTGCGGGAGGGGCTGGACGCGGCGATCGACGCCGAGGCGAAGCTCGGCGAGATCCGCAAGCGGGAGACCGAACTGGCCGCCGCGGCTCGCGACGCGGCGCGGTTGCCCGCGGCCGAGCGTGCCGCGGCGGACGCGGACGCCCGGGCTCGCCGGGCGATTGACGAGCACCAGGAGGCGCGCGAGCACTTCCAGCAGCTGCGCAGGTGGCGGCTGGACGGGATGGCCGCCGAGCTGGCAGCGCGCTTGACGCTCGGGTCGCCGTGCCCGGTGTGTGGATCGTGTGACCACCCGGCGCCCGCGATGGTGGCGCCCGAGGCGGTCGCCCCCGAACAGGAGCAGGCGGCCGAGGAGGCCGAATCCCGGGCGGAGCAGCGCCGCAAGCAGGCGGAGAAGGCCAAGCACGACGCCGAGACCACGCTGGCCGCTCTGCGCGAGCGGCTCCGCGGGCGAACCGGTGCGCAGTTGGATGACGAACTTTCGGCGCTGCACAAGGAGATCGCGGGCCTCGAGGGGCTGGCGCGGCAACGCGCTCCGCTCGCGAAGCAGGCGCAGGAGGCCGAGACCGAGCAGCGGGAGCTGGAGAAGAAGCTGTCCGCGGCGCTGCAGGCCGCCACGGCCGCCGAGACGCAGGCCAAGGCGTTGGCCGAGCGGGTCGACCAGCGTCGCCGGCGCCTGGACGAGGCCAGGGGCGAGCACCCGGACGTCGGTGCCCGGCGGGCGCACCTGACGGGACTGGTGCAGGCGCTGGACGCGCTGGCGGACGCGCGGTCGGCCACCGCGAGCGCCGCCCAACAGCTCGAGCGTCAGCGGGCGGAGGTCGCGGAAGCGCTGAGCCGGGCCGGTTTCGAGACGGTGGACCAGATGCGGGCCGCCGCCCGCGACGAATCGACGGTCCGGGCCCTGGAGGCACGGCTGACCGAAGCGGGAGAGGCCGAGGCAGCGGCACGGGCCACCCTGAACGAGCCCGAGTTGTTCGGCGTGGCTCCGGACGACGAGGTCGATGTCGAGTCGGCGAAGGCCGACGCCGACGGCGCACGGGAACGGGCGGAGTCCGCGGTCGCCATGCTGCGGTCGGCCACCGCACGGGCACGCGATCTCGGCACGCTGGCCGAGCGCCTGGCGGCGGCCACCGAGCGGTTGCGCCCGCTCGAGGAGGAGTTCGCCGAGCTGGACGCGCTGACCGACGTGGTCAACGGGCGCGGGCAGAACGCGCGGAAGATGTCGCTGCGGTCGTACGTCCTGGCGGCCCGGCTGGAAGAAGTGGCCATCGCCGCGACGGCGCGGTTGCAGACGATGAGCCAGGGGCGTTACTCGTTCGTGCACTCCGACGAGGCCGGATCGCGCGGGACGAGGGGCGGCCTGGGCCTGGACGTGCTGGACGACTTCTCCGGCACGATCCGGCCGGCGAAAACCCTGTCCGGTGGGGAGTCCTTCCTCGCGTCACTGTCGCTGGCCCTCGGGCTGGCCGACGTGGTCGCGGCGGAGACCGGCGGCTCGCTGCTGGACACGCTGTTCGTCGACGAGGGGTTCGGCACGCTCGACTCCGAGACCCTCGACGTGGTGATGAACATCCTCGACGAGCTGCGGGCCGGCGGCCGGGTGGTCGGCCTGGTGTCCCATGTGGAGGAACTGCGGCAGCGGATCCCGACCCGGTTGCGAGTGCGCAAGTCCCGCACCGGATCGAGTTTGGAGCTGCAGATGGCGTGACTTCTCAATCGCGGTAAGGGGTTTCGTGGTCGAGCAGCCACCGCTTGACGTCGACGCCCCACCGGAAGCCACCCAGTGCGCCGCCGATGCGGAGCACCCGGTGACAGGGCACGAACAGCGCCGCGGCGTTGCGGGCGCAGGCCGAGGCCGCGGCACGGATGGCGGCGGGACGGCCGGCGAGCGCGGCGTACTCGGTGTAGGTGACCGGTTTGCCGGCGGGCACCGTGCGCAGCACGTCCCACGCGTGCTGCAGGAACTCGCCCGAGCGCTGGCGCACCGGAACGTCGTCGATCGCGTCGAGCTCGCCCTCGTGGTAGCGGCGGACCGCGGTGCTGACCGCACCGAGGTCCCGCTTCTCCTTCAGGTCGGACGGGCGCAGGGAGGGGGAGATCTGGGGAGTGAGTGTGTCGAGGTCGGCTGTCCAGCCCGAGGCCAGGACGGCGCCGTCGCTCGCGACGATGGCGGTGAACGGGCCGACGGGGGTGGCGGTCGTGGACCAGTGGGCGATGCTCATGTCGGTT
Coding sequences within it:
- a CDS encoding 4-hydroxy-3-methylbut-2-enyl diphosphate reductase; this encodes MTAVSKRVLLAKPRGYCAGVDRAVVAVEKALELYGPPVYVRKEIVHNRHVVERLRERGVVFVEETSEVPEGELVVFSAHGVSPAVRAEAEERNLRTIDATCPLVTKVHKEVNRFAGQDYDILLIGHEGHEEVEGTAGEAPSHVQLVDTAEDAAKVEVRDPSKVVWLSQTTLSVDETMVRVNQLKDRFPTLADPPSDDICYATSNRQTAVKAMAPECDLVLVVGSTNSSNSQRLVEVAKQAGARDAHLIDYAREVDESWLDGVGTIGVTSGASVPDVLVMDLLAWLADRGWGEVQEVTTANEKIAFALPRELRGV
- a CDS encoding methylated-DNA--[protein]-cysteine S-methyltransferase, yielding MSIAHWSTTATPVGPFTAIVASDGAVLASGWTADLDTLTPQISPSLRPSDLKEKRDLGAVSTAVRRYHEGELDAIDDVPVRQRSGEFLQHAWDVLRTVPAGKPVTYTEYAALAGRPAAIRAAASACARNAAALFVPCHRVLRIGGALGGFRWGVDVKRWLLDHETPYRD
- a CDS encoding lipid droplet-associated protein; its protein translation is MKPLPLPLRVAAGLAVTAAERARDLPKTLLGLPVTVISGVLQFSMRMQQHVTELAIKGDDALAALRPVEEEPSWATFDEDLTTPQPAAETVAEEPRTNGHRPDAVLADVGDSPWEQEERALGEDHAEGEFDSPDSGEGPLGLGNYDELTLPQLRARLRRFSLEELEELLAYERAHANRAQFVGMLARRITNVQRANAAEDADAE
- a CDS encoding DUF6542 domain-containing protein, with the translated sequence MTAIPDRRSDSDADDSAVPWDQRPIGGERRGLPWWGAVLLAFGLAVIGAVVDMQMQNTLGWLFKGAYFVGAVGAVCAVQRRSLFGPMVQPPLILGVTVPGVVLLVSGLPDNSDTLSKALAVGTPLINGFPTMAITTACTLVLGIVRIYRERDPDAKPKAGDDKRPGGRGDAPRGRRPADGRGAAGEGRSGGPEGRAGGAAGAVAAGRAGGRRPGRRAPEDEPGRGRARRGADDEPRRGRRGGEDDPRSAGGRRGAEDDPRSTGGRRGAADDLGPAGGRGGAGDAGRRGGRRRGADDDRRGARGPAEDDPRRAGKTPPPGRRPRQRGGLPPEDARGGETRAGGPPAADRPRRVPPRSGDPRQDPRRAPEGRRGTPPRRRPWDDDT
- a CDS encoding exonuclease SbcCD subunit D, which codes for MRLLHTSDWHVGRTFHGLDLLAEQDAVLAHLADLVVAEGVDVVLVAGDIYDRAVPSAEAVGVANRALSRLRRAGAELVLTSGNHDSAPRLGAFGEFAAAGGLHLRTTIDRIDRPVLLEDAHGPVAIYGIPYLEPEPARHALGVTGARGHTGVLTEAMRRVRADLAERAAGTRSVVLAHAFVTGGAATESERSIAVGGVEQVPGSVFDGVDYVALGHLHGPQTLAEHLRYSGSPVAYSFSEALQRKSVWIVDLDASGLAEVRRHELPVPRRLAKITGRLADVLADPEHDELVDCYLSVTLTDAVRPVDAMRLLRERFPHTVHLDWQPENGKTSSALRYATRVRGRSDQEIARGFLDDCRGAPPNEREAGLLRAALEKAGKEDAA
- a CDS encoding AAA family ATPase gives rise to the protein MRLHRLEVAAFGPYRAREVVDFDALGADGLFLLHGDTGAGKTTLLDAVAFALFGTVPGARGQVKRLRCDLAGPDDPTEVVLELTVQGQRLRLSRSPEYQRPKRRGEGTTTQQAKAVLRWVGEPPAGQPAEGLTRIDEVGRTVQRLLGMSAEQFFQVVLLPQGEFARFLRADTDEREKLLERLFGTKRFADVEAWFRERRVEQRRKLEERRQDLQVLTARFAQVAGEDVPEEDVAGWVTRTSQRIRLAVEQAREAERRARAEREAADALLGERQAAADRVRRVREAHQRLAVLAEQQEERDRWAEELRAARRAATVVGVAAQADRCATQLDEARRVEQRRAQALAATGFADAEVDTPELRRLSGRLREEAGALAGLVAEAEQQVLDEQAVVRFTETAREARARAEVLGEKLAGIPERARELREGLDAAIDAEAKLGEIRKRETELAAAARDAARLPAAERAAADADARARRAIDEHQEAREHFQQLRRWRLDGMAAELAARLTLGSPCPVCGSCDHPAPAMVAPEAVAPEQEQAAEEAESRAEQRRKQAEKAKHDAETTLAALRERLRGRTGAQLDDELSALHKEIAGLEGLARQRAPLAKQAQEAETEQRELEKKLSAALQAATAAETQAKALAERVDQRRRRLDEARGEHPDVGARRAHLTGLVQALDALADARSATASAAQQLERQRAEVAEALSRAGFETVDQMRAAARDESTVRALEARLTEAGEAEAAARATLNEPELFGVAPDDEVDVESAKADADGARERAESAVAMLRSATARARDLGTLAERLAAATERLRPLEEEFAELDALTDVVNGRGQNARKMSLRSYVLAARLEEVAIAATARLQTMSQGRYSFVHSDEAGSRGTRGGLGLDVLDDFSGTIRPAKTLSGGESFLASLSLALGLADVVAAETGGSLLDTLFVDEGFGTLDSETLDVVMNILDELRAGGRVVGLVSHVEELRQRIPTRLRVRKSRTGSSLELQMA
- the rmuC gene encoding DNA recombination protein RmuC, which gives rise to MASTVISTAAVAIALVLVVAVVLLWRLYGDSMRRADAAARQVEAERSRVDQQQAALRRYEVAFASISGRGELGEQVLAETARALGLREGLHYTLQTDLAGGGSAKPDMVLRVGGDRAVPVDAKASLACWAEAVETDDPDERMDALRVHVRNLRSRAAELAGKGYQRWADAIYGTVMFVPSDAAVVAALDTDPELLRWMLDRRVFLCGPTGFAVVASAALFAASDRAVVEDVERVRAGAAAAHRAAGNAIDALNLSSTHLQRFLSARRRELDALEGFRTAVTPLSDAAASPTEVAAVRRGDEIAAS